The Elusimicrobiota bacterium nucleotide sequence CGTCGAAGAGTTGAACCCCGTGGGCCCCCTGAGGCGTCCCCGCCGAAAGGGGTTTCCATGTGAGAAGGGAAGGCGGAGCTAACATTTTCAATCGTTCGGCGCTTGTGAAAGCGTAGAGATCCGGTTTCGCCGCGATGAGGAGTGTGGGCAGGGTCAAGGAGGATATGGGGCCCTCCGTTAAAATCCCCGCGTAATTGAGGCCGGGGGATAGAAGGACCAGTGCCCGTGTGCCCGGGAGGCGTGCGGAGGCGTCCAAAACCGTGTTCGCTCCGACGCTTGCGCCGATCAGAACAATTTGTTGCGGAGTGATCCCGTTCTTCTTTTTTAACGCGTTGACCACCCGTTCCAAATCTCCCGGGAGATGGGCCCAAAAAGCGGGATTGCGGCCGTTGTCCGGATCCTCGAAATTGACGGGTTTCCCTGAAATCGTTCCACGGCTTCGTCCGTGGCCTCGAAGATCAAAGGCCAAGGAACCCCACCCGCGATCGGTGGTTCGCTGGAGGATTGGAGCCCATTCTTCGCGTGAGCTTCCTAACCCGTGCACTGTAACGAGAACCGGGGCGCCCTTGGCCGTGGGGGCCGTGTAGGTCCCTTGCAAAATAATGGGGTCGTTCGACGTTGGTCCTTCGACAGCCACATCGAAAGGTTCTGCCGCGATGCCCGCCCACCCGCCTGCCATGAGTAAGACCATCAGAAGTCGTTTCATTTTCGTTTCCTCCAAAGGTAATATATCAGGAACCCCAACAATCCCTCCGCGCACAGCGCGCCGACGACAATGGCCAAGGTCGGCGGGGGCGCCTGTGGGTGAAGAAGAATCCACCAGGTTCGGTCCGCCACGGGAAGACTGAAATAGGAGTCGTAAGCCGGTGAAACATTTTTTACCCCAGGGGACGGGGAAGCGTAAATTTCGCGACCCTGCCGCTCATCAATGATCGTGTAATAAAAATCTCGACCAACGGTTGGTGAAATCAAGTCTAGCGCCACACGGGCGATCAGAACCGATCCCTCCAGCACGCCCGTCCATTGCCCGCCGTAGTGGACCGGGGCGTAAAGGAGGATCCCCCTCCCCCCTTCCATCAGATCCACAAGTCCGGAGGCCGCGGGTTCTCCGGTGCTGACGGACCGGTGGGCCGCGGTCCACTCTTCGGAAGGATTGACCAGATTTGTTCCCTGCGTGAGCCGACGGGAAGTGAAAGGGAATCCCCACTGTCGCCTAAAACTTTCGTTTAAAAACGCGATCGCGGAATACACCGGAGCGTCACGTAAGAGCCGGACCGCTTTTTCCTGAAAACCGGTTTCTTCCAGTGTGGCGCTCTGCCCCATTTCATAGGCCAAGTCTCCCAGGTCGCGGGTTTGGCGATCAAGGGTTTCCTGCAGGTTCGACCGCGCTTCCTGAGAAACGCCCGCTGATCTTAGGAAAAACGCGTTATGGACAGTGTTTCGGAGGTGATGGGCGGTGGCGGCCATTCCCGATAGGATCACGATCGCCCAAACCATCCCCCACAATCGGTTCACCATCTATTCCGGAACGTAGGGGCGCCGGATCAGCGCTTTCGCCTTGTCGTGAAGTTCCCACACGTCACGGCGTTTCAGAACGGTATGGTAGTCGGCCAAGGCGTCTTCGCGTCGGCCGATTAAATCGAATGTTTTTCCCCGGTGGAGATACGAGAAACTGATCCAACGGTCTTCAAAGGGAAATTCAGCGAGGATATGATTGTAGAGGGCGAGGGCTTTGGCGGTTTCTTTTCGGCCCAAATAACTGTTCGCAAGAGCGTAGAACCCCCGATGTTCGAACCGCGCCCCGTAGTGAGGTCGTCCCTCTTTGATGCGGGCAAGGAAATCCAACGCTCCGGCTTCCAGTCCGTCCCAGTCCTGGGCGTCGCCCAACAAGAGGAGTTCAACAAAATGAAAAAAGGGGCTGTCTGGGAACTCCAGACGACCTTCCCGGAGGAGAGCCAAAGCCGTGGCTGGATCTTTTTCATTGTTGGCGTAAATGTTCACGAGAAAAAGGCGCGCGGGCATACGGGAGAACCGTCCTCGCGTCATGGCGAGACGAATTTCTTCAAGCCCCTGGCTTTTGGAACCACCGAAAACCATGCGGGCAAAAAACTTCACGGTGGCTGGGAGAACCGCCACGTAGTAATGAAAGATTCCGGGGCCCAAATAGGCATCGTAATTGTTTGGATTGATCTCAATGGCTTTTTGCTGAATGTCGAAAGCGCCCTTGCCGTGCCGGTAGGCGGCCAGCCAATGGCCCTGAATGGCGTCCCAGCGCGCCAGGAGGCCCAACGCCCCGCCCCAGCAAAGATGGCCGACCCCCGAGGGGTCTCCTTTCTTGACCATGGCGCGGGTCATCGCGATGGTTCGATCGGCCGTGGCGATAAACTCTTTTTCCAAGACGTCGTTTTTTTCGTCGAATTCGTTCGTCAGTTCCCACCACAGGGTGGTGGTCAATCCATAAAGCCCAATGGGGTGAGCGGGGTAGGTTTCGGACAAATGGATAAACGTGGATTTCGCTTTCGGAAAATCGAGGTTGTAGAGAGCGGTGAGACCTTCGTCAATGGCGGTGTTCATCCGTGCGTCCGCGGTGGCCGGTGGAACAGAGGCGAAGAGGGAGTTTCCCAACAAAATACCACTTAGAAAAAGAGCGAACCCTTTATTCATGGCAGGGTTGAAACAATCCAAAACAGCTGGTGTATCCGTGGACGTAGGTGGTGCCCCCTACCGGTCCGATTTCTCCGTTGCAAAAAAAACCACCGAGAGGGACCGGCCCAACGTTCTGTAAAAAAAAGTCGGTGTCATGATTGGCCTTCCCGAAAAGGGATTTTCCGCGGCCCACGCACGAAAAGAGAAGTGCTCCCCGGGTTTTGGTTTTGGCTTCTCCCGTGCGGTCAAAGACCGCACGAAGATCTTCGGTCGAACTGTGAGAATCCCGGAGGTGAAATTGGATGGTTTGGCCCGGGCGAAGGGGGGAGCCGATCGCCAAAGAGCCGTTTTCGTTGTTAACGCCAAGGATGTTTCGAATAAGGAAATCTCCTTGGGCAGGGTGATCCAGGGTGGATGTCATGGCGATCCCCACGAAAAGGGCTTGTTTCATCAGCCGGCGATCCCGGTCCGGAAGATCCGGGAAAATGGATTGAAGCACCTCCACCGGAGGTTTTCCGTTAACGGAAATCAAGATGTTTTCGTTACACTCGGTCACGCGAAGCGGGAGACCAATGGGGCGGCATCCTTGAGCGACAACGGTCTCAAGGGCAATATTTCCTGTGAGGGCCACGCCGACCAATCCGGATCGAAGGCACAAATGGTTCAGGTAGAGGGCGTTTCGTCCGGGTTCCGACCCGCCCGAGGCCAGCCCACCCACTTTGGCAGATTTTGGAAACGCGAAATCGAGACCCAGGATAAAGTTGTCAATTCGAAAGGAAAAAGGGTCAGCCAAAAGTACGAACTGCGGGTTCTCTGTCGCTCGAACCCCCACCAGTTTTTCCCAGGCGCGGGGAGAATCATCCAGGTCGGGCAAGTCCTCCTCTTGGATGGAAAAAGCGTGAACTTTAACATCGGGAAGAACCGCGGCGGTCAGGCTGACCCCGGGTTTTGACTCCAGTTCTTTTCCTTCGCCGATGAGCCCGGCGGCGCTCGTTCCCATGACCACCCGGCCCGGCAGTCGATCGGCCAAAAGTGCGCCGGCCTCTTCATAGCGGTCCGCAAAGTTTCGGGACACGAACAGGGCCATGAAATCCGGCACCGCTCCATCCAATTGTTTTTTAACCGAGAGGGCCGCTTCTTTTACGGCCGTTTCCAATCGGCTTTCTGCCGAAAGCGCTGAAGCCCATTTCATAGGGTTCGATGATACCACCTTGCGCGGATCCCGGCTAGACGGGTTACCGACCCGATAAAGAAGAGACCCCCTTGGGGCAATCCTTTGAAGAGGTTCGGATGGCGGTTTACCTTAGGCTCCGATTGGCGTATGATTGAAGCATGGTCAATTCCCGCATCGTTGGGGCCTCCTTTCTGGGCGGTTGTAGGTCGCGCTCCGGGTGATTTGATGGCCCAATTCGTCGTTGATGGGTACAACGTTATTTGCCAATCGGAGGCGCTTTCATCCGGTTTGCTTCGGGAGCGACGGGAGAAGTTGCTCCGTTTCATCGAAGATCGCCAGCCCCAAGGGAGTCGTTCCCATTCGGTCACCGTGGTGTTCGATGGGCAAGCGGATGTTTCTTCTCCCCCGTGGACGGGGACAACACGAGTTCTCTTTTCACCGGGGAAGGACGCGGACAAGTTAATTAAGGATTTGGTGGACGATTTAGCGAATCCCCGTGAAGCGGTTGTGGTGACGGATGACCGGGCCATTCAGCGGTGGGTGCGCGGTGTCGGGGCACAGGTCTTGGGGGTTCAATCTTTTCTGGCGGCGGGGACCCCCGCCGTCCAACCGCGAAAAGCGGACAAAATTTCTCGGGACGATATTGACGCGATCAACCGGGAATTGTGGAATTTATGGAAGCTGAAATAGTCTTTTCGCCACCGTTGGCGCGGGGGATCCTCCTGAAGCGCTACAAGCGTTTCTTGGCGGATGTGCGTCTTGAAACCGGGAGAACAGTGACGGTCCATTGCCCCAATACGGGGAGCATGAAAAGTTGTTCCGAGCCTGGACGCCCCGTGGCGCTCAGTTATCATCCCGATCCTGGAAGAAAACACCGGTACACGTGGGAGATGATTGAAATGGACGCGGGCTGGGTGGGTGTCAATACCGGGATTCCCAACGGCTTAGCGGGTTTGGCCGCCCAGTACGGACTGATTCCAGAGTTCATCAGTTTCACGGATGTCCGGCGGGAAGTGCGCTACGGCGTCAACAGTCGGATTGACCTTTTGTTGGAAGGGCCGCCGGGCCGGTGTTGGGTTGAAATAAAAAATGTGACCTTGCTGGAAGGGGACGCGGTTTCTTTTCCGGACGCGGTCACCGAACGCGGGAAGAAACATTTGGAAGAATTGACTCGGGTGGTGCAGAGGGGCGATCGCGCCGCCATGCTGTTCGTGGTTCAGCGCCCGGAGGGAAAGGTATTTCGCGCCGCGGACCACATTGATCCCGCGTACGGGGAATCCCTCCGACGGGCCGTTGACGCGGGTGTTGAGGTTTTGGTTTACCGGGCCATCGTGGGTCCTGACCGGATTCGTTGGGGGGACCCTATCCCCAAAGATTTTTCAATCCCATCAGAGAGAGGATAACGTATGTTTGACAAAATGAAGCAGTTGATGGATATGCGCAAGATGGCTCAGGAAGCGGAACGGCGCTTGGGGGATCTGCGCATTGAAAAAAAAGCATTGGGTGGAAAGTTAGTCATTGTGGTGAATGGAAACCATCGGGTGGAGAGCTTGTCGATCGACGACACGTTGTTAAACCCCGGACAGAAAACGACACTTGAAAAATCTTTGGCGGCGCTCCTGACAGAAACCGGTGAGGCGGTTAAGCGTGAGGCCGCTTCGAAAGCCATGGAAATGATGAAAGGGATGAATCTTCCCGGAATGTGAGAACGCCTGACCCGAGAGACGTTTCCGTTTGTCTTTTGTGCGGGGGAACCGCTGTGTCGCGCAAGTGTAAAATTATTTGCCTCAACTGTGGTTCCACGCGGGATTGTTCGGATCCCTGAGCCCTCCCGCCGTTATTCGGTTATTTCTTCCTCAGGAGGCGGTTCGTTGGTTTCGTGGTCCACGGGACATAAATCCGTGGGGACGGTCCCCTCGCGGAAGGCCTCGAGTACGACGTGGGGGCAGGTGGGCAGGGCCAGATATCCGGTGTCACGATCGATTTTTGAAAACAGGATGCCGGGGGGGGCTTGAAAGTCGCGGTTGGGCACGTATTTCGTCGCTTCCGTCATATACTCGGTCCAAAGGGGAACGGTGGTTCCCGCGCTGGTTAATTTTTTCCCCAACGACGTAAAATCGTCGTAACCAATCCAAACACCTGTCACCAAATCCGGAACATAGCCCATAAACCACAGGTCCCTCATGTCCTGGGTTGTGCCTGTTTTTCCGGCCACAGGTCGGCCCAAGCGGCGGGCGTAGGAGCCCGTCCCTTCCTGAATCACCGCTTGCATGAGGCGAGTGATCAGATAGGCATTTTGAGGGGACACGCTGGGCGTCCCTTGGATCACATTTTCTTCTAAAACTTTTCCGTCGCGGTCCACCACGCGGGTTACGGTGTAGGGATCCATGTGAACCCCATTGTTGGCGAAGGTCCCAATGGCACTTGTCATTTCGAGAGGAGTGACAACCGAGGAACCGAGGGCCAGGGAAAGAACGGCGTCCAGGGGACTGTTGATTCCAGAGCGATGGGCGATGTCCACCACGGCTTTGGGGCCAACCCGATCGATCAGTCGAACCGAAACCAAGTTCCGGGATCCCGCTAAACCCCGGCGAAGAGAGATGGGGCCCAAAAATTTGTTGTCCCAGTTTTGCGGGGCCCAGATCGGGTCGGGTTGATCGGGTTTCCGGGGCAAGAGGTAGTATCCCGTGACCATTTCCCGGAGCGTGGCGTAATCCGTGGCTTCGGCCACCAGGCGGGGGCGACGTTCCATGTCGGTGAAAGCGATGGGGAGGTCGTCGACAATGGTGGCGGCTGTCATCCCCGCGTCCAAGGCGGCTAACCACACGAAAGGTTTAAAGGTTGAGCCCGGCTGACGCTTGGCTTGCAACACGCGATTGAACTGGCTCTCTTGAAAATTGCGGCCCCCCACGAGGGCTCTTACGCCGCCGGTGTGGGGATCCAGAGAGACGAGCGCTCCTTGGACCGGAACCGGTTCGGGGAAATCATCGGGTTCTTCTTCTTTCTCTGGGGCCGCTTTCCATTTTTTCCAGCGGTCAAAAAAGTCTTGTGTGATTTCTTTGCTTTTCAGCAGGCCTTCCAAGCGTTGCTCCGCGTATCGGTCGTCAAAGGAGTTCCAATGCCGCTGCGTGATTTCTTCCGCGGCGCGCTGCATGCGGACGTCCAAGGTGGTGAAGATGGACAATCCCCCTTTGTAGAGGGCTTCTGTCCCGTATTTGGGCTCCAATTGAATGCGAACACTTTCGACGAAGTAGGAAGCGTGTGCGGTATCGGCCTTTTTTCGCTCAAACAGATGGGGTACGGCGATGGCGTGCAGTTGTTCTTTTTCGGTAATATAGCCCTCGTCTTTCATGCGTTGAAGAACTATATTCCTTCGCCGGATAGCGCGGTCGGGCCGCCGAAAGGGGGAAAATCGTTCTGGCCCTTTGGGCAAACCGGCCAAGAGAGCGCATTCCGGCAAGGTGAGATCCGTGGCGGATTTATCAAAGAAAGTGCGGGCCGCCCGCTCGATGCCGTAGGCCCCATGGCCAAAATAAATTTGGTTGATGTAGAGCTGAAGGATTTCGTCTTTGCTCAAGTTCCGTTCGATCTGAAGAGTGAGAAGGAGTTCTTTCACTTTCCGAGAAAGAGTGCGTT carries:
- a CDS encoding CHASE domain-containing protein; the encoded protein is MVNRLWGMVWAIVILSGMAATAHHLRNTVHNAFFLRSAGVSQEARSNLQETLDRQTRDLGDLAYEMGQSATLEETGFQEKAVRLLRDAPVYSAIAFLNESFRRQWGFPFTSRRLTQGTNLVNPSEEWTAAHRSVSTGEPAASGLVDLMEGGRGILLYAPVHYGGQWTGVLEGSVLIARVALDLISPTVGRDFYYTIIDERQGREIYASPSPGVKNVSPAYDSYFSLPVADRTWWILLHPQAPPPTLAIVVGALCAEGLLGFLIYYLWRKRK
- a CDS encoding PBP1A family penicillin-binding protein yields the protein MNNPFVRHRALISILLTGFIFAVLALGLFLRHFLVDLPPVHSLDNYTPSLVTKVYDFRGELISELFIEKRSLLPLTEIPVNMRRAVLAIEDNNFYSHMGIDTRGILRALWKNIRARRLVQGASTVTQQLAKNIFLTRERTLSRKVKELLLTLQIERNLSKDEILQLYINQIYFGHGAYGIERAARTFFDKSATDLTLPECALLAGLPKGPERFSPFRRPDRAIRRRNIVLQRMKDEGYITEKEQLHAIAVPHLFERKKADTAHASYFVESVRIQLEPKYGTEALYKGGLSIFTTLDVRMQRAAEEITQRHWNSFDDRYAEQRLEGLLKSKEITQDFFDRWKKWKAAPEKEEEPDDFPEPVPVQGALVSLDPHTGGVRALVGGRNFQESQFNRVLQAKRQPGSTFKPFVWLAALDAGMTAATIVDDLPIAFTDMERRPRLVAEATDYATLREMVTGYYLLPRKPDQPDPIWAPQNWDNKFLGPISLRRGLAGSRNLVSVRLIDRVGPKAVVDIAHRSGINSPLDAVLSLALGSSVVTPLEMTSAIGTFANNGVHMDPYTVTRVVDRDGKVLEENVIQGTPSVSPQNAYLITRLMQAVIQEGTGSYARRLGRPVAGKTGTTQDMRDLWFMGYVPDLVTGVWIGYDDFTSLGKKLTSAGTTVPLWTEYMTEATKYVPNRDFQAPPGILFSKIDRDTGYLALPTCPHVVLEAFREGTVPTDLCPVDHETNEPPPEEEITE
- a CDS encoding alpha/beta fold hydrolase, translated to MKRLLMVLLMAGGWAGIAAEPFDVAVEGPTSNDPIILQGTYTAPTAKGAPVLVTVHGLGSSREEWAPILQRTTDRGWGSLAFDLRGHGRSRGTISGKPVNFEDPDNGRNPAFWAHLPGDLERVVNALKKKNGITPQQIVLIGASVGANTVLDASARLPGTRALVLLSPGLNYAGILTEGPISSLTLPTLLIAAKPDLYAFTSAERLKMLAPPSLLTWKPLSAGTPQGAHGVQLFDGKLEIQILDWIEKGDKR
- a CDS encoding YbaB/EbfC family nucleoid-associated protein — translated: MFDKMKQLMDMRKMAQEAERRLGDLRIEKKALGGKLVIVVNGNHRVESLSIDDTLLNPGQKTTLEKSLAALLTETGEAVKREAASKAMEMMKGMNLPGM
- a CDS encoding FIST C-terminal domain-containing protein, with product MKWASALSAESRLETAVKEAALSVKKQLDGAVPDFMALFVSRNFADRYEEAGALLADRLPGRVVMGTSAAGLIGEGKELESKPGVSLTAAVLPDVKVHAFSIQEEDLPDLDDSPRAWEKLVGVRATENPQFVLLADPFSFRIDNFILGLDFAFPKSAKVGGLASGGSEPGRNALYLNHLCLRSGLVGVALTGNIALETVVAQGCRPIGLPLRVTECNENILISVNGKPPVEVLQSIFPDLPDRDRRLMKQALFVGIAMTSTLDHPAQGDFLIRNILGVNNENGSLAIGSPLRPGQTIQFHLRDSHSSTEDLRAVFDRTGEAKTKTRGALLFSCVGRGKSLFGKANHDTDFFLQNVGPVPLGGFFCNGEIGPVGGTTYVHGYTSCFGLFQPCHE
- a CDS encoding NYN domain-containing protein, which codes for MIEAWSIPASLGPPFWAVVGRAPGDLMAQFVVDGYNVICQSEALSSGLLRERREKLLRFIEDRQPQGSRSHSVTVVFDGQADVSSPPWTGTTRVLFSPGKDADKLIKDLVDDLANPREAVVVTDDRAIQRWVRGVGAQVLGVQSFLAAGTPAVQPRKADKISRDDIDAINRELWNLWKLK
- the sfsA gene encoding DNA/RNA nuclease SfsA — its product is MEAEIVFSPPLARGILLKRYKRFLADVRLETGRTVTVHCPNTGSMKSCSEPGRPVALSYHPDPGRKHRYTWEMIEMDAGWVGVNTGIPNGLAGLAAQYGLIPEFISFTDVRREVRYGVNSRIDLLLEGPPGRCWVEIKNVTLLEGDAVSFPDAVTERGKKHLEELTRVVQRGDRAAMLFVVQRPEGKVFRAADHIDPAYGESLRRAVDAGVEVLVYRAIVGPDRIRWGDPIPKDFSIPSERG